In Paenibacillus algicola, a genomic segment contains:
- a CDS encoding ABC transporter permease, whose amino-acid sequence MLYTFQLAWRRIMRSKAKTLLSAFQLGMALTLFVTVLTIYLGVEHSIRMYKHAFGSDLYTINVHGRATSESGRQPFQFSSELMTQLQSVDKIKVYIGSFEARQDGKTILSLSEELYKTVVSGKGNQWDLLSRLGYRYLSESTEVTSLPPNHSSSVTYAWIQGEVNPETKRTLLQILGQHGGDLYFHLENVLGASQESLNTAKGLSLVFLIFTISIMVCFAIGHLGAVLLDYLRNKSNWAIHLLLGASRTHIILSYNLQFMMMSLPILLCSTILSSFVVYYYEPDYVQQLPWTVLAALLVLTCMTLLSILPFFKFKNTPLISHLS is encoded by the coding sequence TTGCTGTATACCTTCCAACTGGCTTGGCGGAGAATTATGCGCTCCAAGGCCAAAACGCTGCTATCGGCTTTTCAATTGGGCATGGCTTTGACGCTTTTCGTTACCGTGCTCACCATATACCTTGGTGTGGAACATAGTATCCGGATGTACAAGCATGCATTTGGTTCGGATTTATACACCATTAATGTCCATGGCAGAGCGACCTCAGAAAGCGGCAGGCAGCCGTTTCAGTTCAGCAGTGAGCTGATGACACAGCTGCAGAGCGTAGATAAGATCAAGGTTTACATTGGCAGCTTTGAAGCACGGCAAGACGGCAAGACAATACTATCACTAAGCGAAGAGCTTTACAAAACAGTAGTATCAGGCAAAGGGAACCAATGGGATCTATTATCGAGGCTGGGCTATCGTTATTTATCGGAGAGCACTGAAGTGACTTCACTCCCGCCGAATCATTCCTCAAGTGTCACTTATGCCTGGATCCAAGGGGAGGTAAACCCTGAAACCAAGCGTACATTACTTCAAATTCTGGGACAGCATGGGGGAGACTTGTACTTCCATTTGGAAAATGTCCTGGGTGCAAGCCAGGAAAGTCTCAATACCGCGAAAGGACTTTCGTTAGTGTTCCTGATCTTTACGATATCGATTATGGTATGCTTCGCCATCGGTCATCTGGGAGCCGTGTTATTAGACTACTTGCGAAACAAAAGTAATTGGGCGATTCATCTGCTGTTGGGAGCCTCCAGAACACATATTATACTGAGCTACAATCTGCAGTTTATGATGATGTCTCTGCCTATACTACTATGTTCAACCATATTGTCATCCTTCGTTGTCTATTACTATGAGCCTGATTATGTACAGCAGCTGCCCTGGACCGTTCTAGCTGCTCTGCTGGTATTGACATGCATGACGTTGTTATCTATCCTGCCATTCTTCAAATTTAAAAATACTCCACTGATCAGCCATCTATCGTGA